Part of the Ruegeria sp. AD91A genome, TGATCAGGATGATGTCGGCCATCTCCATGATGCCACGTTTGACACCCTGCAATTCGTCCCCACCCGCCGGGGCCAACAACAACAGGAACAGGTCCGACAATTCAGACACCACCGTTTCGGACTGCCCTACGCCCACGGTTTCGATCAGCACCACATCATAGCCCGCGGCCTCGCACAGGGCGATGGCCTCACGGGTCCGTCGGGCAACGCCGCCGAGATGGCTCTGGCTGGGGGACGGGCGGATGAAAGCGTTCTTCTCGCGGCTCAGGCGTTCCATCCGGGTTTTGTCCCCCAGAATCGAGCCCCCCGAACGGGCAGAGCTGGGATCGACTGCCAGAACCGCGACACGCAGCCCCTGCCCCGTCAACATCATTCCAAAGCTTTCGATGAATGTGGACTTGCCCACTCCTGGCGTGCCCGACAAACCGATCCGCAGCGCCTGGCGCCCCGATCCGGCGAGCTGTGCCAACAGCTCGCTCGCCTGTGCGCGATGATCGGCGCGGTTGCTTTCCACCAGAGTGATTGCACGTGCCAGCGCCCGGCGCTCGCCCTTCAAAATCCTGTCGCTAAGGCTGTCTGTCTGCATTCTTGTCCCGATCCTAGAGGCAAGAATAGTTGCCGCGCTCCGGGGGCGTTTGTCCAGACCGGAGGTCTCTGGAAATGCGATCAAGGCAATAGCTGCGTCAATTCGTGCGCCGCGTGGCACTTCCGGATATGGTCTTGGCACCATGGGTTACACCAAAGTGCTCGCACTGTGCGAGAACTGGACGTCACCTGCATGATGGCGGATAAGAGCCGGATGACGATACGCCTGCCCATCGACGACGCCATTCCCGAACTGCTAGACACTTTACGTGCGCATGGTCGCGCGGTGCTTCAGGCACCACCCGGGGCGGGCAAGACCACGCGGGTTCCTCTGGCAATGCTCGAGGCAAGTCTGTGTGACGGCAGGATCGTGATGCTGGAGCCCCGGCGGCTGGCGGCCCGGGCCGCTGCCGAGCGGATGGCCGAGACCCTGGGAGAGCGCGCAGGGCAGACCGTGGGTTACCGTGTGCGCGGCGATGCGAAAGTGTCAAAAGACACCCGGATCGAAGTGGTAACCGAAGGCATCCTGACGCGGATGCTGCAATCCGAACCCGACCTGTCCGGCATCAGCGCGGTGATTTTCGACGAATTCCATGAACGGTCTCTGAACGCCGATCTGGGGCTAGCCTTGTGCCTTGAGGTAACGGGCGCACTGCGAGACGATCTGATCCTGCTGGCCATGTCAGCCACGCTGGATGCAGATCCCGTCGGCGCGTTGATGGCGGCCCCGCTGGTCACATCAGACGGGCGCAGCTTTCCGGTTGAGACGCGCTGGCTGGATCGGCCATTGGGACCGCAAGCGCGACGGTTGGATGCGTTGATCGATCTGGTGTCTCAGGCCGAGCGTGAGACGCGCAAGTCCGGCGGCGGAATTCTGGTTTTCCTGCCGGGAGAGGGCGAAATTCGGCGCGCTGAGGGCGCTTTGAACAGTCGATTACCCAATAGTTGCGTGGTGCGCCCGTTATTCGGGGCCATGCCCTTTGCGGCCCAGCGTGCGGCGATCGCCCCGGTGGAACATGGGCGCAAAGTTGTGCTGGCGACGTCGATTGCCGAAACGTCGCTGACGATCCCCGATATCAAGGTTGTCGTGGACATGGGGCAGGTCCGACGGGCTCGGTTCGATCCGGGATCGGGAATGTCACGGCTGGTGACCGAACGGGTGACACGGGCCGAGGCCACACAGCGCGCGGGCCGGGCCGGACGTGTCGCCGAAGGGGTGTGTTACCGGCTCTGGTCGAAGGGGGAAGACGGTGCGCTGGCCGCCTACCCGCCTGCCGAGATCGAAGCGGCTGACCTGACCGGGCTGGCGCTGGAGCTGTCCCTGTGGGGCGCTGGCGCGGCCGATCTTGCCTTTCTGACTCCACCTCCCGAAGGGACGATGGCCGAGGCGCGGGCTTTGCTGACAATGCTGGGCGCACTCGACGCCAATGGGCGGATCACTGATCATGGGCGCGCCCTGGCAGCACTGCCCTTGCATCCACGGTTGGGGCATATGCTTGTGCGGGCCGGTCCGAACGCCGCACCTTTGGCGGCGTTGATGGCAGAGCGTGACCCCCTTCGCGGTGCGCCGGTGGATATCACCCTGCGGCAAGAGGCGCTGCGTGATCCACGGACTTTTCAGCGCAACAGGATCTGGCAGGTCAACATGGGCGCCGTGGATCGGATCAATGCCGAGACCAAACGGTTGCGGAAACAGGCCAAGGGCGACTCTGCTGATCTGAGCCCTGCCGCCATGGCTGCGCTGGCGTATCCTGACCGCATCGGGCAGCGGCGCAAAGGTGACGCGCCGCGCTATGTACTGTCAGGGGGAAAAGGTGTTGTTCTGGACAGTGCGGATCCACTGGCCAACGCTCCGTTTCTGGTCGTCATCGACACTGATGGCAATCCGCGCGAGGCTAAGGTCCGGATGGCCACCCAGATTTCGGAACGCGAGACCCGCGATCTGTTCGCGGATCAGATCGATTGGGTTGAGACTTGCGCCTGGTCGAAACGCGAGCGGCGGGTCGTGTCGCGGTGGCAAGAGCGGTTCGGCGCGATCACGCTGGATGACCGCATCTGGAAGGACGTTCCAGACGACGCCGTGGCGCGCGCGATGTTGGACGGGGTCCGCGATCTGGGCTTGCGGCTGGAGGGTGCCGCCGCGCGTTTAGCCGCCCGTGTCGAACTGGTGCGTGCCGATGGCGTCGATCTGCCCGATTTTTCGGTCGCAGGCCTGATGGCCGAGATGGACGAATGGTTGCTGCCCATGCTGTCAGGTGTCAAAAGCGCCGAAGACTGGAAGAAGTTCGACCTTATGCCCGCCCTGCGCGCGCGGCTGGACTGGGCACAGACGCAGGAACTGGACCGGCGCGCTCCGGGGTCATTTGAAACGCCGCTGGGGCGCAAGGTACCAATTGATTACAGCGCTGCCGTGCCTGAAATCTCGGTCCGCTTGCAGGAAGTGTTTGGCGTGACCCGCCATCCGGCAATCGGCGGCCAGCCTTTGAAGATCACCCTGCTGTCACCAGCACAGCGCCCGATCCAGATAACGCGCGACCTGCCCGGTTTCTGGGCGGGCTCTTACGCGGATGTACGCAAGGACATGAGGGCGCAATACCCCAAACACCCCTGGCCCGAAGATCCGACCCGGGCTGATCCCACGCTGAGAGCGAAGCGCAGACGGGAATAGAGCAGTCAGAAAATTCTGCTGTTTGGCCAAAAACCCACAATTTCAGGCTAAAACCCCTCAAATATCGGCCAAAATCGGAAGATGCAATTGAAACTCACCATTTCTGTTGTTATGTCTTATCAACTTTGAAGGCATAGAGTAGACAACAAGAAACCGATGAGTGCATGGCTGCAAAACATCTGGGAAGAGGTTGGACGACCTCTTTTTCTGCGCCCCCGGCGGGTGCAGTTTGCAGCGTTGTGCACCCGCATTCATGACGGAATGGACGAAGTCCTGTTGATCACCAGCCGCGACACCAGACGCTGGATCATCCCGAAAGGTTGGCCAATTGATGGTTTGAGTGGAGCGGAAACGGCCCTGCAGGAGGCCTGGGAAGAGGCCGGAGTACGCGGGGATACGGTACACAATGATCCCATCGGTCGTTACACTTACGACAAGATCCTCAAAGACGGATCAGCGCAGCCGGTTTTGGCCAGTGTCTACCGGGTTTCGGTGCGCGCACTGGCTGAAGAGTTTCCCGAGGCCGATCAGCGCGAACGCCGCTGGTTTTCGCCGGCTGATGCGGCCACACAGGTACAGGAGCCCGAGTTACAGGCCTTGTTGCGTAATCTCTAAGGAATTCGCAACAATTCTGTGGCACCCAGCTTGCCTACGCAGCAGGAAACCGCTAGCTGCGCGCTCGTTCAATATTTGACCAAGTTCATGTCTGACACGAATCCAAAACCACGCTGGCAAAAGCTAGACAGCGACCTGCACCGAATTTCGCGTATCGAAGCCGCCAATATCCATGTCGCACGCCATTTGCTGGCACCGGGAGTCGCGCTGGCCTTCATGGCATTGGCCGGGCTGACGGCGGCAGTTCTGTTTGGTCAGGCGGATGGTAGCTATATCGTCGTCGCAGCGGCTGCGTTCGGGGCCTATATGGCAATCAATATTGGCGCCAATGACGTGGCCAACAATATGGGCCCTGCGGTTGGTGCGAATGTGCTCACCATGGGCGGCGCCATCGTGATTGCCGCCATTGCCGAAAGCACAGGCGCTTTGCTTGCGGGGGGTGATGTGGTTTCGACCATCTCCAAGGGGATCATCGATCCGGCCTCGGTGCAAAACAGCGAGGTGTTCATCTGGGCCATGATGGCGGCGCTGATATCGTCAGCCATGTGGGTCAACCTGGCAACCTGGATCGGCGCTCCTGTTTCCACCACGCATTCTGTCGTGGGCGGGGTCATGGGTGCAGGTATTGCCGCAGCGGGCCTGAGCGCGGTGAGCTGGGGCACAATGAGCGCAATTGCGGCCAGCTGGGTGATCTCGCCGGTGCTTGGGGGTGTGATTGCAGCGGGTTTTCTGGCGCTGATCAGGTCAAAGATCCAGCATCAGGACGACAAGATTGCAGCCGCGCGCAAATGGGTGCCAATCCTTTTGGCGGTGATGGCTGGGGCCTTTTCCACATATATGTCCGTCAAAGGGCTGAAGCGGATCGTGACAATCGATCTGGAGATGGCTTTGCTGATCGGGTTGTCTGTGGGGCTTCTGGCCTGGTCCGTGACCGTCCCGTGGGTCAAACGCAAATCAGAAGGAATGGAGAACCGGACCCGGTCTCTGAAAACGCTGTTTGGGCTGCCCCTTGTGATCTCGGCCACGTTCCTGAGTTTCGCCCACGGCGCAAATGACGTGGCCAATGCGGTCGGCCCGCTGGCCGCGATTGTTCACGCGGCTGAATTCGGAGAGTTCGCAGCCAAGGTTTCAATCCCTCTGTGGGTGATGATCATTGGCGCGTTCGGGATTTCGTTCGGTCTGTTCCTGTTCGGCCCCAGGCTGATCCGCATGGTGGGCAGTCAGATCACCAAGCTGAACCCGATACGCGCCTTTTGCGTCGCCCTGTCGGCGGCGATCACCGTAATTCTGGCCAGCTGGCTGGGTCTGCCGGTCAGTTCGACCCATATTGCCGTTGGAGCAGTCTTTGGCGTCGGCTTCTATCGCGAGTGGCATTCCGAGCGTCGGCGCAAGCAGGGAAACCTTCAGCGCACGGCGCAACACCTTGCCCCGGAAGAATACCGCCGTCGCAAGCTGGTGCGCCGGTCGCATTTCATGACCATCGTGGCGGCATGGGTTGTGACCGTGCCAGCCGCTGCAACCATGTCGGCCGTAATATACTGGGTACTGACTGCATTCGTCTGACGAATACCGTCAGAGCCTGATCTGCTCAGGTGACAACGGGTGATCGGGTGCGTGTTTGATCAGGTCGGACACTTGCGTGCAGATGGGTGTTGGCACTCCGGTTTCGTGACCCATCCGGATGATATGGCCTTGCAGACTGTCAATTTCCGTTTGGCGCTCGGCCATCAAGTCATAGGCCATGGACGTTCGCGCACTCGGATCGATTGTCAGCATCCGGGCCGCGATCCGGGTGAACAGCGGCGTCGGAAGTCGCAGAATATGCGGCGTCATCCATGCCGGAAGTGGTGTGGTCGAAGCCACGGGATGCCCCGCCGCCTTGAGAACAGTCAGCGCCTCGGACATCTGATCCGCCATGAGATTGCGCCAGTCGCGGTTCATCAGCTGATCCACCAGCGTGAGGCCCGACAAGGCATTGAGCGCATTGTTCAGGTTGATCACAAGCTTGCCCCATTGCACGGCCTCGATCCGGTCGCTGGACATAACGGGAAGGTCCGCACTACTCAGTTGCGTCGCCAGATCTCCGGTGCCGCTCTGGATGACGATCTCTCCGGACGTGGCCCGGTGATAGGTGGCGGGGGCAGTCGGCACCACATTGAACGGAACCATTCCGGCGCGAACGTCGCGCCCGGGAAGGGCATTGCGCAGTGTTGTGGCGGCCTCGATCCCGTTTTGCCAGGACAGGACAGGCACATCTCGCGGTGCAATAGTGCCAATCAGCTCGGCCATGTCTGATGTAGCGCCCGATTTGACGGATACGATGACGAGTTCGGCCTGACCCAGGCAGGCCGGATCTTCACTGAGAGACAAAGATTCGGGCGGAACCGTGTAATCAAGGCCGTCAAAATCTGTGACCGTCAGCCCGTGCTCACGGATCGGGTCCAGCACACGTGCCCGTCCCAGAAGGGTCACGGAGTGCCCCGAACGGGCAAGCAAGGCACCGCAGTAGCAGCCAATGCTGCCCGCGCCTGCGAGGACAATTTTCATGATACCCCCTCCGGTATTCCCGAAAAGGATCACCGCAAACGGCCCGTGACACAAGCCCACTTGCCCCTGACGTCGCGCGCTAGCGGGCCAGCCGGGGTTTTGTGTGCTCAAGCTCTTTGGAAATAGGGATAAATTCCTGATCGTCACCCGGAGGCAGGTGAAACGCACCGTTGGCCCAATCGGCGCTTTTCCACTCACGGGTTGCCGTTTCGATCTTTTCCTTCGAAGACGAAACGAAATTCCACCAGATGTAGCGGTCTTCATTCAGGGTCGCTCCGCCCAGCAGCATCATCCGCGCGCCCAGTGGGCCCGCCGTGACAGACAGCCTGTCCCCGGGGCGGAACACCATCATGCGGCCCTCGTCAAACGTGTCACCCGCGATTTCGACCGAACCTTGCGTGACATAGACACCGCGATCTTCGTGGTCGTCAGGCAGAGGGAAGGACGCGCCGGGTTCCAATTGCACATCGAGATAGAAGGTTTCGGACAACATCCTGACCGGGCTGGTCTCACCATAGGCCGAACCCAGGATCAACCGGGCGCTGACACCCGCATCCTGAAGATGCGGCAGTGCGGCCTGTTTGTGGTGTTCGAAATCCGGGGCCATATCCTCATGCGCTTCGGGCAAGGCAATCCAGGTCTGAATGCCGAACAGGCTGTGTTTCTTGCCTCGGGTCTCATCACTGGTGCGTTCTGAATGGGTCACACCGCGGCCTGCGACCATCCAGTTGACCTCGCCGGGATAGATCATCTGATGTGTGCCAAGGCTGTCGCGGTGCTCGAACTCGCCCTGGTACAGATAAGTGACCGTGCCCAATCCGATATGCGGGTGGGGGCGAACATCGATGCCGCCTTCGGTGATGAATTCAGCAGGCCCCATTTGATCGAAAAAGATGAACGGGCCCACCAACTGTCGTTTTACCGAAGGCAGCGCACGGCGCACCTCGAACCCTCCCAGGTCACGGGCACGCGGGATGATCAACGTGTCCAGCGCCGGATTTTCCGAGATGCAGTCCGGATTGTGTGTCGGGTTCCAACTCATTTCAGCACTCCCCTCGTTGCAGATGGTCAGGCCGTCTGCGTTCTCTCAGGTAAGAAATAGCCGCGCAAAGCAGCCTATAAAGTGCACGATTGCACAGGTGGAGTGCGGCGCCGTTCCGACTAACGCGGCCAGAGCTTGGGAAAAAAGGGGCCGTCAATCCGATCCCCCTCGCCATAACCTGCTGCCTCGAACTGCGCGCGCTCGTCCTTGGCCCAGTCGCCACGGTATCGGATGACACCGTCTGGTGCGGTCATGCGAAGGGTGAAGCGACGCACCGTTTCCGACGGGGTGGTTGAAGACAGCCCGCCATGCAGCGTTCGCATGTCGAAGAAAATGCAATCCCCAAGCTCAAGATCCCATTGCAGCAAATCAAACGCGCCGGGGTTTGCATTGACATCAGGTGGTGGGTGATAGGTCTGCCCGGCAACTTCGGTGGGCTGATAACTGGGATGACCATCGGCGAACCGCACCCGCATGAACAGCTTGTCCCATAGGTGTGAGCCTTTGACAAAAGCGATGCCGTTTTCCTTGGTCACTGGTTCCAGCGGCAGCCAAAGGACGCACATCGTACCTTCGAAATCGAAGTAAGACAGATCCTGATGGAAGGGCGGGCGCGAAGTCGAGCCGGCCTCGCGGAGAAACCAGTTGTCCATGACAAGGTTTACGGATGGCGCGCCCAGCAACCCGGCAGCAAGCGGTGCGCAGGGTGAATTGTGAACGAATTCGTTGAATTGCGGAATTTTATTCCAGGCCCAGTAGTCTTCGAAATAACCCGGGGCGTCCGGATCCTTGGTGTGGCGAGTGAAATTGTCGGTTGGAGTGTCAAGGTCGGCATCGATACCGGCGCGCAACAGTGACAACCAGTCAGATGAGAATTTCGACCGGAGAACAACAGCCCCATCGCGTTGGAAGGCGCCGATGTCTTCCTTTGTGACCAGGTCTGCTGTCGTCATGGAATGATCATCCCGAAGTGGTTCGGTGACCCTGAGCATCGCACCGCACAGCACGAGACGTCAAAGAGATTCGTTTCGACGACCCAGAATCGCTCACAGTACAGTGAGCGTGCATGGGTTGAACCGAGCACAGCCTCGGATTTTTAAAGAAACATGCTATGTTTCAGATGGAAGCCGCAGACTGACAAGATTGGATCGCGTATTGGAGGTTTCTCGATGACAGATGCGTTGCTGTCCCGTCGTTCCCTGATCACCCAAGGTGCTGCCGTTTTGGCAACCGGGGCTGCGGGGCTTTTGGTTCCTGCCCGCGCAGCCGGGCTTGCGCCGACGCCTTCGATGCGGGGCGGATCAAACAACTATCGCCCTGGCGCACCGGTCGTGGACCGGATCGGCAGAGGGGGGTTCTGGATGACCGGCACCGTACGACGGGCGGGCGACGGCGCACCCCTGCCCGGCCAACGCATTCAAATCTGGGCCCATACCACCGAGGGGCACGAGCGTGACCCGCAAAGCCATGGGGCGACTTTGACGAATGAAAAGGGTGAATTCCGCCTGGAAATGCCGCAGATCGTGCCCGCTTTCGGCCAACCGCACGGGCATCTGGCCTATGACAGCGGCGCGTTCGAGACGGTGTTCCTGCGGCCTGTGATGTCCAGTTCCAAGGACAAGACACTGGCTGCGCATTTCGTGTTGCAACCGCTCTGATCCCGGTGATCCGAACCGGTGTCATTTGGGCGACCCTGATCGCCGCCCTTGCCGTTCCTCTGATCGCTGCGGCAGGCAGCCCTTACCTTGCATGGCGCGACCCTGTCTACATCCTCGCCGGGTTTGCCGGAATTCTGAGCTTGGATCTGCTGTTGCTGCAACCGCTTCTAGCCGGAAAAAACCTTCCGGGCTTGTCCGCAGTGAAGAGCCGCCACATTCACCGTTGGATCGGCCTGACCCTGGTGCTGGTGATTGT contains:
- a CDS encoding pirin family protein, with the translated sequence MSWNPTHNPDCISENPALDTLIIPRARDLGGFEVRRALPSVKRQLVGPFIFFDQMGPAEFITEGGIDVRPHPHIGLGTVTYLYQGEFEHRDSLGTHQMIYPGEVNWMVAGRGVTHSERTSDETRGKKHSLFGIQTWIALPEAHEDMAPDFEHHKQAALPHLQDAGVSARLILGSAYGETSPVRMLSETFYLDVQLEPGASFPLPDDHEDRGVYVTQGSVEIAGDTFDEGRMMVFRPGDRLSVTAGPLGARMMLLGGATLNEDRYIWWNFVSSSKEKIETATREWKSADWANGAFHLPPGDDQEFIPISKELEHTKPRLAR
- a CDS encoding NUDIX hydrolase, translating into MSAWLQNIWEEVGRPLFLRPRRVQFAALCTRIHDGMDEVLLITSRDTRRWIIPKGWPIDGLSGAETALQEAWEEAGVRGDTVHNDPIGRYTYDKILKDGSAQPVLASVYRVSVRALAEEFPEADQRERRWFSPADAATQVQEPELQALLRNL
- the meaB gene encoding methylmalonyl Co-A mutase-associated GTPase MeaB; this translates as MQTDSLSDRILKGERRALARAITLVESNRADHRAQASELLAQLAGSGRQALRIGLSGTPGVGKSTFIESFGMMLTGQGLRVAVLAVDPSSARSGGSILGDKTRMERLSREKNAFIRPSPSQSHLGGVARRTREAIALCEAAGYDVVLIETVGVGQSETVVSELSDLFLLLLAPAGGDELQGVKRGIMEMADIILINKADGDLKATATRTCADYAGALRLLRKRPQDPEGFPKAMTVSAVEEQGLEQAWDEMQSLIQWRSDNGIWEANRAAQARYWFDQEVRHALLARLDTPQAKAEMERLNAEVSAGHLNPVLAAQELLNTLT
- a CDS encoding twin-arginine translocation pathway signal; protein product: MTDALLSRRSLITQGAAVLATGAAGLLVPARAAGLAPTPSMRGGSNNYRPGAPVVDRIGRGGFWMTGTVRRAGDGAPLPGQRIQIWAHTTEGHERDPQSHGATLTNEKGEFRLEMPQIVPAFGQPHGHLAYDSGAFETVFLRPVMSSSKDKTLAAHFVLQPL
- a CDS encoding 2-dehydropantoate 2-reductase; its protein translation is MKIVLAGAGSIGCYCGALLARSGHSVTLLGRARVLDPIREHGLTVTDFDGLDYTVPPESLSLSEDPACLGQAELVIVSVKSGATSDMAELIGTIAPRDVPVLSWQNGIEAATTLRNALPGRDVRAGMVPFNVVPTAPATYHRATSGEIVIQSGTGDLATQLSSADLPVMSSDRIEAVQWGKLVINLNNALNALSGLTLVDQLMNRDWRNLMADQMSEALTVLKAAGHPVASTTPLPAWMTPHILRLPTPLFTRIAARMLTIDPSARTSMAYDLMAERQTEIDSLQGHIIRMGHETGVPTPICTQVSDLIKHAPDHPLSPEQIRL
- the hrpB gene encoding ATP-dependent helicase HrpB; this encodes MTIRLPIDDAIPELLDTLRAHGRAVLQAPPGAGKTTRVPLAMLEASLCDGRIVMLEPRRLAARAAAERMAETLGERAGQTVGYRVRGDAKVSKDTRIEVVTEGILTRMLQSEPDLSGISAVIFDEFHERSLNADLGLALCLEVTGALRDDLILLAMSATLDADPVGALMAAPLVTSDGRSFPVETRWLDRPLGPQARRLDALIDLVSQAERETRKSGGGILVFLPGEGEIRRAEGALNSRLPNSCVVRPLFGAMPFAAQRAAIAPVEHGRKVVLATSIAETSLTIPDIKVVVDMGQVRRARFDPGSGMSRLVTERVTRAEATQRAGRAGRVAEGVCYRLWSKGEDGALAAYPPAEIEAADLTGLALELSLWGAGAADLAFLTPPPEGTMAEARALLTMLGALDANGRITDHGRALAALPLHPRLGHMLVRAGPNAAPLAALMAERDPLRGAPVDITLRQEALRDPRTFQRNRIWQVNMGAVDRINAETKRLRKQAKGDSADLSPAAMAALAYPDRIGQRRKGDAPRYVLSGGKGVVLDSADPLANAPFLVVIDTDGNPREAKVRMATQISERETRDLFADQIDWVETCAWSKRERRVVSRWQERFGAITLDDRIWKDVPDDAVARAMLDGVRDLGLRLEGAAARLAARVELVRADGVDLPDFSVAGLMAEMDEWLLPMLSGVKSAEDWKKFDLMPALRARLDWAQTQELDRRAPGSFETPLGRKVPIDYSAAVPEISVRLQEVFGVTRHPAIGGQPLKITLLSPAQRPIQITRDLPGFWAGSYADVRKDMRAQYPKHPWPEDPTRADPTLRAKRRRE
- a CDS encoding phytanoyl-CoA dioxygenase family protein, which gives rise to MTTADLVTKEDIGAFQRDGAVVLRSKFSSDWLSLLRAGIDADLDTPTDNFTRHTKDPDAPGYFEDYWAWNKIPQFNEFVHNSPCAPLAAGLLGAPSVNLVMDNWFLREAGSTSRPPFHQDLSYFDFEGTMCVLWLPLEPVTKENGIAFVKGSHLWDKLFMRVRFADGHPSYQPTEVAGQTYHPPPDVNANPGAFDLLQWDLELGDCIFFDMRTLHGGLSSTTPSETVRRFTLRMTAPDGVIRYRGDWAKDERAQFEAAGYGEGDRIDGPFFPKLWPR
- a CDS encoding inorganic phosphate transporter, producing the protein MSDTNPKPRWQKLDSDLHRISRIEAANIHVARHLLAPGVALAFMALAGLTAAVLFGQADGSYIVVAAAAFGAYMAINIGANDVANNMGPAVGANVLTMGGAIVIAAIAESTGALLAGGDVVSTISKGIIDPASVQNSEVFIWAMMAALISSAMWVNLATWIGAPVSTTHSVVGGVMGAGIAAAGLSAVSWGTMSAIAASWVISPVLGGVIAAGFLALIRSKIQHQDDKIAAARKWVPILLAVMAGAFSTYMSVKGLKRIVTIDLEMALLIGLSVGLLAWSVTVPWVKRKSEGMENRTRSLKTLFGLPLVISATFLSFAHGANDVANAVGPLAAIVHAAEFGEFAAKVSIPLWVMIIGAFGISFGLFLFGPRLIRMVGSQITKLNPIRAFCVALSAAITVILASWLGLPVSSTHIAVGAVFGVGFYREWHSERRRKQGNLQRTAQHLAPEEYRRRKLVRRSHFMTIVAAWVVTVPAAATMSAVIYWVLTAFV